In the genome of Enterococcus hirae ATCC 9790, one region contains:
- a CDS encoding threonine/serine exporter family protein, whose protein sequence is MWNLFIQFSFSFLATAAFAIITNVPRRALICCGLSGAFGWMIYWVCVDLGGTPAFGSLLGSLGVAFISDLFSKRLKMPVTIFNIPGMVPLVPGGLAYQAVRNLVTGSYQAAASYTVQAIMIAGAIALGLVLSEVFNHNIRNFKLKREAIFLKRKKEQLKTFINEKVTAKIIMP, encoded by the coding sequence ATGTGGAATCTATTTATTCAATTTTCTTTTAGCTTTTTAGCCACAGCAGCTTTTGCGATCATCACCAACGTTCCTAGACGTGCCTTGATTTGTTGTGGGCTCTCTGGTGCCTTTGGCTGGATGATCTATTGGGTATGTGTGGACTTAGGTGGTACGCCGGCTTTTGGTTCGTTACTGGGTTCTTTAGGTGTTGCATTTATCAGTGATCTTTTTTCTAAACGATTAAAAATGCCTGTAACCATCTTTAATATCCCTGGCATGGTACCACTAGTTCCTGGAGGTCTGGCTTATCAAGCAGTGAGAAATCTAGTAACTGGCTCGTATCAGGCAGCTGCAAGTTATACAGTTCAAGCGATCATGATTGCTGGTGCTATTGCTTTAGGACTCGTTTTATCAGAGGTCTTCAACCACAATATCCGAAACTTCAAATTAAAACGAGAAGCCATTTTTTTGAAACGAAAAAAAGAACAACTAAAAACGTTCATAAATGAAAAAGTAACGGCAAAAATAATCATGCCATGA
- a CDS encoding thioredoxin family protein encodes MKKTTNLSEVHQSLAQDETVVLYLSMPNCSVCHAVLPRLKKLLDQYDFPSFHLDAVETPEVASAFQILTAPVILIYHKNKEVERQARFINFAKLETLLDQLNNSDETISYEELFQ; translated from the coding sequence ATGAAAAAAACCACGAATCTATCAGAAGTACATCAGTCATTAGCACAAGATGAAACGGTAGTTCTTTACTTATCTATGCCAAATTGCAGCGTATGTCATGCTGTTCTTCCTCGTTTGAAGAAATTATTGGATCAGTATGATTTTCCTAGTTTTCATTTAGATGCTGTGGAAACACCTGAAGTAGCTAGCGCCTTTCAAATATTGACTGCTCCTGTTATTTTGATCTACCATAAAAATAAAGAAGTCGAACGACAAGCACGCTTTATCAATTTTGCGAAACTAGAAACGTTGCTGGATCAGTTAAATAACTCTGATGAAACGATCAGCTATGAAGAATTGTTTCAGTAA
- a CDS encoding RNA polymerase sigma factor, whose product MKGENEMKQEGTFEEVLLLLGQEVIRVLIEKGSTLEDAEDAVSKTYDTIFSSLIYMTQDNLRPWFFRVSFNNYIDLFRKKKREKELIFRYVDSQSNGTNESENLWMIIDSLKRQEQELLIFKYYYRLSYEDIASMLNQKVETVKKQLYRARKN is encoded by the coding sequence ATGAAAGGAGAAAATGAAATGAAACAGGAGGGAACATTTGAAGAAGTATTACTTTTATTAGGGCAAGAAGTAATCAGAGTGCTAATAGAAAAGGGGAGTACGTTGGAAGACGCAGAAGATGCTGTTTCTAAAACCTATGATACTATATTTTCTTCTCTTATCTATATGACACAGGATAATTTACGTCCTTGGTTTTTTAGAGTTTCTTTCAATAACTATATTGATTTATTCAGGAAAAAGAAGCGTGAAAAAGAGCTTATTTTTCGCTATGTTGACTCTCAGTCGAATGGAACTAATGAATCAGAAAATTTATGGATGATTATCGACTCGCTAAAAAGGCAAGAACAAGAATTACTGATTTTTAAGTATTATTATCGACTATCGTATGAGGACATCGCGAGTATGTTAAATCAAAAAGTAGAAACCGTGAAAAAACAATTATACAGAGCACGAAAAAATTAA
- a CDS encoding permease, translating to MFSFIPNSVLQMSTIFLSIVIEALPFVLLGCLISGALQVFLTPERVKRWLPDNRFLSILTGSVLGFFFPSCECGIVPIVHQFVKKGVPVHTAFAFMLTAPIINPIVIFSTFIAFGNSWEMAGWRMVGSFVVALIIGIWLAYFQKESVLKTKIQQTIDHNHHHNHHHDHTHGTNKHEEVKIGRIKQLSQQTGHVLTHSIDEFFDTGRYLIVGGLIAASMQTYLPTRVMLTLGSTKLLAIIIMLLLAFTMSLCSEADAFIGSSLLSLFGTAPVVAFLVFGPMVDIKNLLMMKRYFNGRFILMLIGLIAVSVIGFTLFI from the coding sequence ATGTTTTCTTTTATACCAAATTCGGTATTGCAGATGAGTACGATTTTTCTATCAATCGTTATTGAAGCTTTACCATTTGTTCTATTAGGCTGTCTCATCTCTGGGGCACTACAAGTCTTTTTAACACCTGAGCGAGTCAAACGCTGGTTACCAGACAATCGCTTTTTATCCATTTTGACTGGTTCTGTTTTAGGATTTTTCTTTCCATCCTGTGAATGTGGGATCGTACCGATCGTTCATCAGTTTGTCAAAAAAGGAGTTCCTGTGCATACCGCTTTTGCATTTATGTTAACAGCACCTATTATCAATCCAATCGTCATTTTTTCTACTTTTATTGCATTTGGGAACTCTTGGGAAATGGCCGGTTGGCGAATGGTTGGAAGCTTTGTGGTAGCGTTGATCATTGGTATCTGGCTCGCTTATTTTCAAAAAGAAAGTGTATTGAAAACGAAGATCCAACAAACAATCGATCATAACCATCATCACAACCATCATCATGACCACACCCATGGTACCAATAAACACGAGGAGGTCAAAATTGGGAGAATCAAGCAACTTAGTCAGCAAACAGGTCATGTCCTCACACATTCGATCGATGAATTTTTTGATACGGGTCGGTATCTGATTGTCGGTGGTCTGATTGCCGCTAGTATGCAAACTTACTTGCCAACTCGTGTCATGTTGACACTGGGCTCAACCAAACTACTAGCAATTATTATTATGCTTCTTCTAGCTTTTACGATGTCCCTATGCTCGGAAGCAGATGCGTTCATCGGGTCCTCCTTACTCAGCCTTTTTGGTACAGCTCCTGTGGTGGCATTCTTAGTATTTGGACCAATGGTGGATATCAAAAACCTTTTGATGATGAAACGCTATTTTAATGGTCGCTTTATTTTGATGCTCATTGGTTTGATAGCCGTTAGTGTGATTGGTTTTACATTATTTATCTAG
- a CDS encoding GNAT family N-acetyltransferase, with product MKVFITRQLQPDTKQTIRELKEQIEQQRHCQFKLAPDFAEQTNDQIRHVLCFKEETLIAYAFLSFYDESELEVTMIVHENLACLQQLLDEMMGFAQTIGRTTILYITDPHDLFLKNYIESKKELNKQFTEYRLILQPNKFKQLDSPYRPQKATLKESSLIAQLQLGEIGATVPPLSSEDLEKTVVFHKENQLIACARIEEDLSSYGIYGLVVAPAFRGQGLGKLCLNRLIQELLIKEEKEIYLEVDATNQIAYDLYVNMGFEKKSTFDYYVCQLTKY from the coding sequence ATGAAAGTATTTATCACAAGACAGCTACAACCTGATACCAAGCAAACGATCCGTGAATTGAAAGAACAGATCGAACAGCAGCGTCACTGCCAGTTTAAACTAGCTCCTGATTTTGCTGAACAAACGAACGACCAGATCCGCCATGTCCTTTGTTTTAAAGAAGAGACACTTATTGCCTATGCTTTTTTAAGTTTTTATGATGAGAGTGAACTAGAAGTGACAATGATCGTGCATGAAAATTTGGCTTGTTTACAACAACTACTTGACGAAATGATGGGATTTGCTCAAACCATCGGCCGAACAACGATTCTTTACATCACTGATCCACATGACCTTTTTTTGAAAAATTACATTGAGTCGAAAAAAGAATTGAACAAACAGTTTACTGAGTATCGGTTGATTCTTCAGCCAAACAAATTTAAACAGCTAGATTCTCCTTATCGACCACAAAAAGCTACTCTAAAGGAATCTTCCCTAATTGCCCAACTCCAATTAGGAGAAATTGGGGCAACGGTTCCTCCATTGTCATCTGAAGATTTAGAGAAAACAGTTGTTTTTCATAAAGAAAATCAACTGATTGCTTGTGCCCGAATCGAAGAGGATCTATCTTCCTATGGTATCTACGGCTTAGTCGTAGCACCGGCTTTTCGTGGTCAAGGGTTAGGTAAACTTTGCTTGAACCGTTTGATCCAAGAATTATTAATCAAAGAAGAAAAAGAAATTTATTTAGAAGTCGATGCAACCAATCAAATTGCATATGATTTATATGTAAACATGGGCTTTGAAAAGAAAAGTACATTTGATTACTATGTTTGCCAACTGACTAAATATTGA
- a CDS encoding SEFIR domain-containing protein codes for MENIKTKKVYISYSWSNKEHKERVIRLAEELVNLGSLSDIIEGEPIKNVGELHQHQNV; via the coding sequence TTGGAAAATATTAAAACAAAAAAGGTGTATATTTCGTATAGTTGGTCAAATAAAGAACACAAGGAAAGGGTAATACGATTAGCAGAAGAGTTGGTGAATCTTGGTTCCTTGTCAGATATTATTGAGGGAGAGCCTATAAAAAATGTTGGTGAACTTCACCAACATCAAAACGTATAA
- a CDS encoding DNA/RNA non-specific endonuclease has product MQKKSTKAIMGVVVAVLAGALGLSTQKNSDIVQQITGLFDSTPQASKVADVPEYDGKHQEIEINQNRPDFTEEDLSLAKGTWQSYSNIDRLNRVGAANALLGKDLFPKEKREPLYIDPTGWKQKKLSDGQWLYNRSHLIGYQLTGQNNNIKNLMTGTRSLNAPYMLVHENDIAAYIKETNHHVRYRVTPHFKGNELVARGVQLEAESIEDKKIKFNVFIYNVQEGYEINYDTGQARKK; this is encoded by the coding sequence ATGCAGAAAAAATCAACAAAAGCCATTATGGGTGTGGTTGTTGCTGTTTTAGCAGGGGCACTAGGACTATCAACACAAAAAAATTCAGATATCGTTCAACAAATTACTGGGTTATTTGACTCAACCCCACAAGCGTCAAAAGTAGCAGACGTACCAGAATATGATGGGAAGCATCAAGAAATTGAGATCAATCAGAATCGCCCGGATTTCACTGAAGAAGATTTGAGCTTAGCTAAAGGAACATGGCAAAGCTATTCAAATATTGATCGATTGAACCGTGTAGGTGCGGCCAATGCGTTATTGGGAAAAGACCTTTTTCCCAAAGAAAAACGCGAGCCGTTGTATATTGATCCAACTGGTTGGAAACAAAAAAAATTAAGCGATGGCCAATGGCTTTATAATCGTAGCCATTTGATTGGTTATCAATTGACTGGACAAAACAACAACATCAAAAATTTGATGACAGGTACTCGTTCATTAAATGCGCCGTATATGCTAGTCCATGAAAATGATATTGCCGCTTATATCAAAGAAACCAATCATCACGTTCGTTATCGTGTCACTCCACATTTTAAGGGGAATGAATTAGTTGCCAGAGGAGTGCAATTAGAAGCAGAAAGTATTGAAGATAAAAAAATAAAATTTAATGTGTTTATTTATAACGTTCAAGAGGGTTATGAAATCAACTATGATACCGGACAGGCGAGAAAAAAATAG
- a CDS encoding anti sigma factor C-terminal domain-containing protein, which translates to MDLNRSIKKAKRKQIIMVSCVSIIIFLTMSGILVFILDKVATKNYHELDQSLFAYQTIASPNTQIDSQVIANSSILGGEVVTNQSKNIDGYIVPWSSLHSKYNVFGNEVDNNERMTSWYHSLKNSYEYNRQTKQKVATFYNPTIENYYGGVKNELADLKNTDDLLAEVAISFDRPYRYSEVKKMFPENVNVVWLYLFSEERDESKGRSGMPTYGFQLSFDEKNQLIDAEADKDYFFSSFESHVSSVNNKAMVNFLKENENKKVDDLEVLGVMITGQAKNLAELKDKPFVRGSSVGVTVPIVPYIVPEK; encoded by the coding sequence ATGGATTTGAATAGGAGTATCAAAAAAGCCAAAAGAAAGCAGATAATAATGGTCAGTTGTGTTTCAATCATAATTTTTCTTACGATGTCGGGTATCTTGGTTTTTATATTAGATAAAGTCGCTACGAAAAATTATCATGAGCTAGATCAGTCGTTATTTGCTTACCAAACAATTGCCTCACCAAATACACAAATTGACTCACAAGTGATTGCTAACAGCTCAATTTTGGGCGGGGAGGTCGTAACTAACCAATCGAAAAACATTGATGGCTACATTGTACCCTGGAGTAGTTTACATAGTAAGTACAATGTTTTTGGCAACGAAGTGGACAATAATGAACGGATGACATCTTGGTATCATTCCCTTAAAAATTCATATGAATATAATCGTCAAACCAAACAAAAAGTCGCCACATTCTACAATCCGACGATTGAAAACTATTATGGTGGGGTGAAAAATGAATTAGCGGATTTAAAAAACACGGATGATTTACTTGCAGAAGTAGCTATTTCCTTTGATCGGCCCTATCGCTATAGTGAAGTGAAAAAAATGTTTCCGGAAAATGTCAATGTTGTCTGGTTGTATTTGTTTTCTGAAGAGAGAGACGAAAGCAAAGGACGTTCGGGTATGCCAACGTATGGTTTTCAGCTAAGTTTTGATGAAAAGAATCAGCTGATTGATGCAGAAGCAGATAAAGATTATTTTTTCAGCTCATTTGAATCACACGTTTCTTCTGTGAATAATAAAGCAATGGTAAATTTTCTAAAGGAAAACGAAAATAAGAAAGTAGATGACCTAGAAGTCTTAGGAGTAATGATTACAGGACAAGCAAAGAATTTAGCAGAACTAAAAGACAAACCCTTTGTTAGAGGCAGTTCTGTTGGTGTAACAGTACCGATTGTTCCATACATTGTACCAGAAAAATAG
- the ruvX gene encoding Holliday junction resolvase RuvX — protein MRVMGLDVGSKTVGIAVSDPFGWTAQGVEIIRIDEEAEEFGFDRLKELVDQYEVDRFVVGLPKNMNNTIGPRAESSMAYGEKIKELFSLPVEYQDERLTTVQAERMLVEQANTSRAKRKKVIDKLAAVMILQNYLDGSGKKLF, from the coding sequence ATGAGAGTAATGGGCTTAGATGTGGGCTCAAAAACAGTTGGTATTGCTGTTAGCGATCCATTTGGTTGGACCGCTCAAGGAGTAGAGATCATTCGTATTGATGAAGAGGCGGAAGAGTTTGGCTTTGACCGTTTGAAAGAACTAGTCGATCAATACGAAGTAGACCGATTTGTCGTAGGCTTACCTAAAAATATGAATAATACAATTGGACCAAGAGCAGAAAGCTCAATGGCTTATGGAGAAAAAATTAAAGAATTATTCTCGTTACCAGTTGAATATCAAGATGAACGACTAACCACAGTTCAAGCTGAACGAATGTTAGTTGAGCAAGCCAATACATCAAGAGCTAAAAGAAAAAAAGTGATTGATAAATTAGCTGCTGTCATGATTTTACAAAATTATTTAGACGGTTCAGGAAAAAAATTATTTTAA
- a CDS encoding DUF1292 domain-containing protein → MTEHNHTHDHDHEGHEHITLVDDQGNETLYEILLTVDGQEEFGRNYVLLYPAGVPEDEDVELQAYAYVENEDGTEGELEQIETDAEWDMIEEVFNTFMAEEEE, encoded by the coding sequence ATGACAGAACATAACCACACACATGACCACGATCACGAAGGGCACGAGCATATCACCTTAGTAGATGATCAAGGAAACGAAACGTTATATGAAATTTTATTAACAGTTGATGGACAAGAAGAATTTGGCCGTAACTACGTATTGCTTTATCCAGCTGGTGTACCAGAAGATGAAGATGTTGAGTTACAAGCCTATGCTTATGTCGAAAATGAAGACGGCACAGAAGGCGAACTAGAACAAATCGAAACTGATGCAGAATGGGACATGATTGAAGAAGTATTCAACACGTTCATGGCTGAAGAAGAAGAATAG
- a CDS encoding IreB family regulatory phosphoprotein gives MGFTDETVRFGFDDSRKKEVSETLAIVYRALEEKGYNPINQIVGYLLSGDPAYIPRYRDARNLIRRHERDEIMEVIVKDYLTNHGVSI, from the coding sequence ATGGGTTTTACAGATGAAACCGTACGTTTTGGTTTTGACGATAGTCGTAAAAAAGAAGTAAGTGAGACATTAGCGATCGTTTATCGGGCTTTAGAAGAAAAAGGCTACAATCCAATTAATCAGATTGTTGGCTACTTGCTTTCTGGAGACCCGGCCTACATTCCTCGTTATCGTGATGCAAGAAACTTGATACGTCGTCACGAACGCGATGAAATCATGGAAGTAATTGTTAAAGATTATCTAACAAACCATGGGGTAAGTATATGA
- a CDS encoding TIGR03943 family putative permease subunit, which translates to MIRFLILSGYFELMMYLQVSGKLDQYINVHYRYLAILSMILSALLALVQLYIWVKSDSVKGKKQVDEEVHHHHDHDHDHGLTKPSQRVIAYVLLALPVIVGTLFPTVSLDTTIVEAKGFNFPISKESVGDPEMQTQYLKPDTSIYFNKSDYLDQMKKLKEKYDDKQLIKITDENYLEVMELIYNYPSEFIGKKISYEGFVYKTPDGEKEDNFLFRFGIIHCVADSGVFGLLTHMPEGTNVKNDEWYKVEGTIQSDYYEPFKRDIPVVEVNTLTKIEAPKNQYVYRSF; encoded by the coding sequence ATGATACGATTTTTGATATTATCTGGTTATTTTGAGCTAATGATGTATTTACAAGTATCTGGGAAATTAGATCAGTACATCAATGTTCATTATCGTTATTTGGCTATTTTATCGATGATTTTATCTGCTTTACTTGCATTGGTCCAATTGTATATTTGGGTCAAGAGTGATTCAGTAAAAGGGAAAAAACAGGTAGATGAAGAAGTACACCATCACCACGATCATGATCACGATCACGGGTTAACCAAACCCTCACAACGAGTGATCGCTTATGTTCTGTTGGCTTTACCTGTTATTGTCGGTACTTTATTTCCAACAGTCAGTTTAGATACGACGATTGTGGAAGCAAAAGGATTCAATTTTCCAATAAGTAAGGAGTCGGTTGGAGACCCTGAAATGCAGACACAATATTTAAAGCCTGATACGAGCATTTATTTTAACAAGTCTGACTATTTGGATCAGATGAAAAAATTAAAAGAAAAATATGATGACAAACAGCTTATTAAGATCACTGATGAGAATTACTTGGAAGTCATGGAATTGATTTATAATTACCCAAGTGAATTTATTGGGAAAAAAATCTCTTATGAAGGCTTTGTGTATAAAACGCCAGATGGGGAAAAAGAAGATAATTTCTTATTCCGTTTTGGAATCATCCATTGCGTTGCTGACTCAGGTGTATTCGGTCTATTGACACATATGCCGGAAGGAACGAATGTCAAAAACGATGAGTGGTATAAAGTAGAAGGCACCATCCAATCTGACTATTATGAACCCTTCAAACGGGACATTCCAGTTGTAGAGGTCAATACTCTAACCAAAATCGAGGCGCCCAAAAATCAATATGTGTATCGGTCATTTTAA
- a CDS encoding threonine/serine exporter family protein encodes MTEKELDLLLDTCLLAGKIMMESNAEMYRVEDTMSRIALASGNYRLVSYVTQTGLFIGLDRTSTIRMEQITNRSINLEKVVNVNNLSRKYVAGELTLNDLYVALQAIEKDRSFFPVWLQILSAAVISGTIMVLFGGEMSDLPITLMIGGIGYAIYLYSLKFFRIKFLSEFLSSLLIGLTAILSIRVGLGANQDLIIIGCVMPLVPGVQITNAIRDLLAGHYVSGVSRGTEAMMTATMIGFAIAFIFQLFY; translated from the coding sequence ATGACAGAAAAAGAGTTGGATTTATTACTTGATACTTGTTTATTAGCTGGCAAAATCATGATGGAAAGCAACGCTGAGATGTACCGAGTAGAAGACACAATGAGCCGAATCGCTCTTGCTTCTGGCAATTATCGACTGGTCAGCTATGTTACTCAAACGGGTTTGTTTATTGGTCTTGACCGTACGTCAACCATTAGAATGGAACAAATCACCAATCGCTCCATTAATCTGGAAAAAGTTGTCAATGTCAATAATCTTTCTAGAAAATATGTTGCTGGTGAGTTAACTTTGAATGATCTCTACGTTGCCTTACAAGCCATTGAAAAAGACCGATCATTTTTCCCAGTATGGCTTCAAATTTTAAGTGCTGCGGTGATTAGCGGAACGATCATGGTATTATTTGGTGGAGAAATGAGTGATCTACCAATCACTTTGATGATCGGCGGTATCGGCTATGCGATTTACTTATATAGTTTAAAATTTTTTCGGATCAAATTTTTGTCAGAGTTCTTATCTTCCTTGTTAATTGGTCTTACAGCTATTCTCAGCATTCGTGTCGGATTAGGTGCCAATCAGGATTTGATCATCATCGGTTGTGTCATGCCCCTTGTTCCTGGAGTACAGATTACAAATGCTATTCGGGATTTACTAGCTGGACACTATGTTTCTGGAGTTTCTCGTGGTACAGAGGCCATGATGACTGCCACAATGATCGGATTTGCGATTGCCTTTATCTTCCAACTTTTTTATTGA
- the rsmI gene encoding 16S rRNA (cytidine(1402)-2'-O)-methyltransferase, which yields MLNQKSFKGHHETGSLYLVPTPIGNLEDMTYRSVRILQEVDLIASEDTRNTQKLLNHFEIQTPQKSLHEHNYKERIPQLIAELMSGRSIAQVSDAGMPSISDPGHELVLACIQAGIPVVAIPGPTAGMTALIASGLLPQPFLFYGFLGRKKKEQQTTLETLKEYTATLIFYESPYRISATLTNMLTVFGNRQVVLCRELTKIHEEYLRGSIEELLDYIEEHPVKGECCLLVEGNTGSEEPQTQIEGSLKEQVEQLIALGEKTNAAIKAVAVKNGLKKQEVYRQFHDLD from the coding sequence ATGCTTAATCAAAAAAGTTTTAAAGGACATCATGAAACTGGCTCGCTTTATTTAGTACCGACTCCGATTGGCAATTTAGAAGATATGACTTATCGTAGTGTACGGATATTACAAGAAGTAGACTTGATTGCCAGTGAGGATACACGAAATACCCAAAAATTACTGAATCATTTTGAGATTCAGACACCGCAAAAAAGTTTACATGAACACAACTATAAGGAACGAATTCCGCAATTGATCGCTGAGTTGATGTCTGGTCGCTCGATTGCACAGGTAAGTGATGCTGGGATGCCTTCTATTAGCGATCCAGGACATGAGCTGGTACTTGCTTGCATCCAAGCGGGGATTCCAGTAGTCGCTATTCCAGGACCAACTGCTGGGATGACTGCGTTGATTGCTTCAGGCTTGTTACCTCAGCCATTTTTATTTTATGGTTTTTTAGGAAGAAAGAAAAAAGAACAACAAACAACGTTAGAAACATTGAAAGAATACACAGCTACATTGATTTTTTACGAATCTCCTTATCGGATCAGTGCAACTTTAACGAATATGTTGACTGTTTTTGGTAACCGTCAAGTTGTTTTGTGTCGAGAATTAACAAAAATCCATGAAGAATATTTACGTGGAAGTATTGAAGAGTTATTAGACTACATTGAAGAACACCCTGTAAAGGGAGAATGCTGTTTATTGGTTGAAGGAAATACTGGAAGTGAAGAGCCACAAACACAAATTGAAGGATCATTGAAAGAACAAGTCGAACAGTTGATTGCTCTTGGGGAAAAAACAAATGCAGCTATTAAAGCTGTTGCTGTAAAAAACGGACTCAAAAAGCAAGAAGTATATCGACAATTTCACGACTTGGACTAG
- a CDS encoding DNA replication initiation control protein YabA — protein MDKRSLYDGLNQLESELRNTLTELVEMKQALHEIVEKNTTLEMENQRLREHLRELNQVQTPADNVKQELSKSRMNLEKIYEEGFHVCYDLYGSRRENDEPCAFCLEVIYRESGR, from the coding sequence ATGGATAAGAGATCATTATATGATGGCTTGAACCAATTAGAATCAGAGCTAAGAAATACATTAACTGAATTGGTGGAAATGAAGCAAGCATTACATGAGATCGTTGAAAAAAATACAACGTTGGAAATGGAAAATCAACGTTTAAGAGAGCATTTACGGGAATTAAATCAAGTACAAACACCAGCAGATAATGTGAAACAAGAACTTTCAAAATCTCGTATGAACTTAGAAAAGATTTATGAAGAAGGCTTTCATGTTTGTTATGATCTCTATGGCTCAAGACGTGAGAATGACGAACCTTGTGCCTTTTGTTTAGAAGTCATCTATCGAGAAAGCGGACGGTAA